From the Ruminiclostridium josui JCM 17888 genome, one window contains:
- the spoIIIAD gene encoding stage III sporulation protein AD — protein sequence MDILQIVFIGIVAVALSSVIKAQKPELALQVSIITGILIFMLVAVKLSAVIDFIKTFSQKADIDSTYIAILLKIVGIAYIAEFGAEVCKDAGESSIASKIELAGKVTIVVLAVPIITSLLDLVIKLMP from the coding sequence ATGGACATACTTCAGATTGTTTTTATTGGTATAGTTGCGGTAGCACTTTCATCAGTGATAAAGGCACAAAAACCGGAGCTTGCGTTGCAGGTTAGCATTATTACCGGGATTCTTATATTTATGCTTGTGGCAGTAAAGCTATCCGCAGTGATAGATTTTATAAAGACCTTTAGTCAGAAAGCTGATATAGATTCGACATATATTGCTATCTTGCTTAAAATAGTGGGAATCGCATATATAGCAGAGTTTGGAGCGGAGGTTTGCAAAGATGCAGGAGAATCCTCAATTGCCTCTAAAATAGAACTTGCCGGTAAGGTTACCATAGTAGTTCTGGCCGTACCGATAATAACATCACTCCTGGACTTGGTAATTAAACTGATGCCATAG
- the spoIIIAC gene encoding stage III sporulation protein AC, with amino-acid sequence MEVDLIFKIAAIGILVSVLNQVLIRSGREEQAMMTTLAGIVVVLLMVSKQIAGLFEAVKTMFQF; translated from the coding sequence ATGGAAGTAGATCTCATATTTAAAATTGCAGCAATAGGCATATTAGTGTCAGTATTGAATCAAGTATTAATCAGGTCAGGCAGAGAAGAACAGGCCATGATGACTACTCTTGCAGGAATAGTTGTTGTACTTTTAATGGTGTCAAAACAGATTGCAGGGCTTTTTGAGGCAGTAAAAACCATGTTTCAGTTTTAA
- the spoIIIAB gene encoding stage III sporulation protein SpoIIIAB, with amino-acid sequence MIIKIIGSALLICATSLMGFSMAADCSKRPKVLRELQVLMQMFENEISYLSNLLALSFERIYTSSKTDASLLFKEAAENLSLPGITADMAWEKAVTNTYSRLGLNKEDKAILITFGKMLGSSELEGQINNINLVSSQLKLQEMKAEQMRQKNEKMYKSLGVLSGLAIVVVLF; translated from the coding sequence ATGATTATAAAAATTATTGGCTCGGCTCTATTAATATGTGCTACCAGTCTTATGGGTTTTTCTATGGCAGCAGACTGCTCAAAAAGGCCTAAAGTGCTAAGAGAACTTCAGGTACTGATGCAAATGTTTGAAAATGAGATAAGTTATTTGTCAAATTTATTGGCATTGTCCTTTGAACGAATATATACAAGCTCTAAAACAGATGCTTCACTACTCTTCAAGGAAGCGGCCGAAAACTTATCCTTGCCAGGTATAACTGCAGATATGGCATGGGAAAAGGCAGTGACTAACACTTATTCAAGGCTAGGTTTAAATAAGGAAGATAAGGCTATTTTGATTACCTTTGGTAAAATGCTTGGAAGTTCAGAGCTAGAAGGTCAGATTAACAATATAAATCTTGTCTCATCCCAACTAAAGCTTCAGGAAATGAAAGCGGAGCAGATGAGGCAAAAAAATGAAAAAATGTACAAAAGCCTTGGTGTACTAAGCGGATTGGCAATAGTAGTTGTATTATTTTAG
- the spoIIIAA gene encoding stage III sporulation protein AA, producing the protein MTNVQYEILPFLVPSIGKIIQKININELDDLEEIRLRAEKPLMVFCRKRDWFVTQNGQLTRSLSEAYIVNQKEIVKTLELMSENSIYAYQDEIKSGYITLRGGHRVGLSGKVILQESKIRNIKDFNGLNIRIAKEIKGSAKHIINYIIKNSFDIYNTLIVGPPQCGKTTILRDLSRMLSNGEPEYDFNGIKVGIVDERSEIAACCKGVPQNDVGYRTDVLDGCPKVLGMEMLLRSMSPGIIITDEIGTHGDKDAILKVLNSGIKIIASAHGYNITELKMRDELLSLIKSAAFERYIVLSARNGPGTLEEVVDSDMTPIYRVSQ; encoded by the coding sequence ATGACTAACGTACAATATGAAATATTGCCTTTCCTTGTTCCCAGTATCGGGAAGATTATTCAAAAAATTAATATCAATGAGTTAGACGATTTAGAAGAAATACGGTTGCGGGCAGAAAAACCCTTAATGGTATTTTGCAGGAAAAGAGACTGGTTTGTCACTCAAAATGGGCAGTTAACACGTTCTTTAAGTGAGGCATATATAGTGAATCAGAAAGAGATAGTAAAAACACTGGAACTGATGAGTGAAAACTCTATTTATGCATATCAGGACGAAATAAAATCAGGTTATATTACTTTACGGGGAGGACATAGAGTAGGACTCAGCGGTAAGGTTATATTGCAGGAAAGTAAAATAAGAAATATAAAGGACTTTAATGGTCTAAACATACGTATAGCAAAAGAGATAAAGGGTAGTGCAAAACATATAATAAACTACATAATAAAAAACAGCTTTGATATTTATAACACACTTATCGTAGGGCCGCCTCAATGTGGAAAAACTACTATACTTAGGGATTTGTCCAGAATGTTGAGCAACGGTGAGCCGGAATACGATTTTAACGGTATTAAGGTGGGAATAGTTGATGAAAGGTCTGAAATCGCTGCATGCTGTAAAGGTGTACCTCAGAATGATGTAGGATATAGAACCGATGTATTGGATGGTTGTCCAAAAGTATTGGGAATGGAAATGTTACTGAGAAGCATGTCACCTGGGATAATAATTACAGATGAAATAGGAACTCACGGGGACAAGGATGCCATTCTTAAAGTATTAAATTCTGGAATTAAAATAATAGCTTCAGCACATGGCTATAACATAACAGAGCTAAAAATGAGAGACGAACTTCTGTCTTTGATTAAATCCGCGGCATTTGAAAGGTATATAGTACTAAGTGCCAGAAATGGACCGGGTACCCTTGAAGAAGTTGTAGACTCAGATATGACACCGATTTACAGGGTATCACAATAG
- a CDS encoding ABC transporter permease gives MLGKLIKYEVKDTSRIIPFFYAITAILAGLSMLAGKLELGWFKVTSSVLLLLVGITVFIVTMVVICMRFYKNLYSSEGYLSFTLPLKPHLHLVSKAIVSFIWMILSVLICMGAFYVGLCGLGIDWIVWSSVIEEMKSYGMENYIYLFIPMVCLGILYLMSQIYFSITLANRPRFHNIGAVGASILLFLATNVSLKIVETIFTIVFPISVKVSLTDGFDISLTAQNMVGYLINNINNQNPSNLVVGLGGYIFDVIMVCVLFYITGRIMNKKVSLR, from the coding sequence ATGTTAGGGAAATTAATCAAATATGAGGTTAAGGATACATCAAGGATAATACCTTTCTTTTATGCAATAACAGCAATACTAGCTGGTTTGTCCATGCTTGCTGGAAAACTGGAGCTGGGTTGGTTCAAGGTAACATCTTCGGTGTTGCTGTTATTAGTTGGTATTACAGTATTTATTGTTACAATGGTTGTTATATGTATGAGATTTTATAAAAACTTATACTCAAGCGAAGGATACTTGAGTTTTACACTACCCCTAAAACCTCACCTTCACCTTGTTTCAAAGGCAATTGTATCATTTATTTGGATGATATTGAGTGTTTTGATTTGTATGGGAGCTTTTTATGTTGGATTGTGTGGACTGGGAATAGATTGGATAGTATGGTCTTCGGTGATTGAGGAAATGAAAAGTTATGGTATGGAAAACTATATATATCTATTTATACCTATGGTATGTTTAGGAATTTTGTACTTAATGAGCCAAATTTACTTTTCTATAACCTTGGCAAATCGTCCAAGATTTCATAATATAGGGGCGGTAGGAGCTTCGATTCTATTGTTTCTTGCTACAAATGTATCATTAAAGATAGTAGAGACTATATTTACCATAGTATTTCCTATTTCAGTAAAAGTAAGTCTGACGGATGGCTTTGATATTTCATTAACTGCACAAAATATGGTGGGATATTTAATAAATAACATAAACAACCAAAACCCATCAAATTTGGTTGTTGGACTGGGTGGATATATATTCGATGTAATAATGGTATGTGTTCTCTTTTATATAACTGGTAGAATAATGAATAAGAAGGTTTCCTTGAGATAA
- a CDS encoding ABC transporter ATP-binding protein, protein MSKVIEINALHKCYGERKVLENVSLSLESGTIVGLLGPNGCGKTSIIKIIAGIIQDYEGQVLIDGRAPDEYTKSIVSYLPEKTYLADNLRAKDALDFFEDFYSDFDKEKATRMLSQFKLDPNQKIKSMSKGMQEKVQLILVMSRKAKVYLLDEPLGGLDPSSRKAMLDIILNNYSEDAVVLLSTHLINDVERIFDRVIMMGNNGILVDDTVDNIREKNGKSVEELFEEVFKC, encoded by the coding sequence ATGAGTAAAGTTATAGAAATAAATGCACTCCATAAATGTTATGGAGAAAGAAAGGTTCTGGAAAATGTCTCTCTATCCTTAGAAAGTGGAACAATAGTAGGTTTGCTGGGACCAAACGGATGCGGTAAGACATCAATAATCAAGATAATTGCAGGTATTATACAGGATTATGAAGGACAGGTGTTGATTGATGGAAGAGCGCCTGATGAATACACAAAATCCATTGTTTCTTACTTACCTGAAAAAACATATCTTGCTGATAACTTAAGAGCTAAGGACGCTCTGGACTTCTTTGAAGATTTTTACTCCGACTTTGACAAGGAGAAAGCAACGAGAATGCTTTCCCAATTCAAACTTGATCCAAATCAGAAGATTAAAAGTATGTCAAAGGGAATGCAGGAAAAGGTTCAGCTGATTCTTGTAATGTCAAGAAAAGCAAAGGTATATTTATTAGATGAGCCGCTAGGAGGACTTGACCCCTCTTCACGTAAAGCAATGCTTGACATTATACTGAACAATTATTCAGAGGATGCGGTAGTACTTCTTTCAACTCACCTGATAAATGATGTTGAAAGAATATTTGATAGGGTAATCATGATGGGAAATAATGGAATCTTGGTAGATGATACTGTTGATAATATACGTGAGAAAAATGGCAAATCTGTTGAAGAGCTTTTTGAGGAGGTGTTCAAATGTTAG
- a CDS encoding GntR family transcriptional regulator, translating to MANDFSSNIPIYIQIMNEVKLKIVSGVWESGQRLQSVRELAVEFSVNPNTMQKALSELEREGLLYTERTSGRYVSQDKEKIKKARDEMAKEYTENYYNLMKKLGYAKDEIVYVVTSRLTEIE from the coding sequence ATGGCTAATGATTTTTCATCTAATATTCCCATATATATTCAAATAATGAATGAAGTTAAGCTAAAAATAGTTTCAGGAGTATGGGAATCAGGGCAAAGACTTCAATCTGTCAGAGAACTAGCTGTAGAGTTTTCAGTTAATCCCAACACCATGCAAAAGGCCTTATCTGAACTTGAAAGAGAGGGATTGCTGTATACCGAAAGAACATCGGGAAGATATGTTTCACAGGACAAGGAAAAAATAAAAAAAGCACGAGATGAGATGGCTAAAGAATACACCGAGAATTATTATAATTTGATGAAGAAACTGGGTTATGCAAAAGATGAAATAGTATATGTAGTAACCAGCAGATTGACTGAAATTGAATAA
- a CDS encoding CD1247 N-terminal domain-containing protein, which translates to MSYISERVAFIKGLAEGMKINDSTDEGKLLNAIIDVLDDISLAIEDIEEIQDDLGEQVDSIDEDLAEIEKIIYDEDGIEFEEIECPNCGEKIEVDLDMIDEDAETIECPHCHEKIELEWDCECDDECGCGCEHDHDEE; encoded by the coding sequence ATGAGCTATATAAGCGAACGTGTAGCATTCATTAAAGGTTTGGCAGAGGGTATGAAAATTAATGATTCAACCGATGAAGGTAAGCTGTTAAACGCTATAATCGATGTTCTGGATGACATTTCACTTGCAATTGAAGATATTGAGGAAATTCAGGATGATCTTGGTGAGCAGGTAGACAGCATAGATGAAGACCTCGCAGAGATTGAAAAGATTATTTATGATGAGGACGGCATTGAGTTTGAAGAAATTGAGTGCCCTAACTGTGGCGAAAAAATCGAAGTTGATCTTGATATGATTGATGAAGATGCTGAAACCATTGAGTGTCCCCATTGCCACGAGAAGATTGAATTGGAATGGGATTGTGAATGTGATGATGAATGTGGCTGCGGTTGCGAGCATGATCATGATGAAGAGTAA
- the efp gene encoding elongation factor P → MIVAGDFKNGVTFELDNNIFQVVEFQHVKPGKGAAFVRTKLKNIITGATVERTFNPTDKMPKAHIERKDMQYLYNDGDLYYFMDVESYEQLPLNKETIGNALDLVKENEIVKILSHKGNVFGIEPPTFVELEVTETDPGFKGDTATGATKPATVETGYVIKVPLFVNTGDIIRIDTRTNEYMERVK, encoded by the coding sequence ATGATAGTAGCTGGTGATTTTAAAAATGGTGTAACATTTGAATTGGATAATAATATATTTCAGGTAGTTGAATTCCAACATGTAAAGCCGGGAAAAGGAGCTGCGTTCGTAAGAACAAAGTTAAAGAATATAATAACAGGTGCAACAGTTGAAAGAACTTTCAATCCAACAGATAAAATGCCAAAAGCTCATATCGAAAGAAAAGATATGCAGTATTTATATAATGATGGTGATTTGTACTACTTTATGGATGTTGAATCATATGAACAACTTCCTTTAAACAAAGAAACAATTGGAAATGCTCTTGACCTTGTTAAGGAAAATGAAATCGTAAAGATTCTTTCACATAAAGGAAATGTTTTTGGTATTGAGCCTCCAACATTTGTAGAGCTTGAGGTAACAGAAACAGACCCTGGATTCAAGGGTGATACTGCTACCGGTGCAACAAAACCAGCTACAGTTGAAACTGGTTATGTTATAAAAGTGCCTCTTTTTGTTAACACTGGAGATATAATAAGAATTGATACAAGAACAAATGAATACATGGAAAGAGTTAAATAA
- a CDS encoding aminopeptidase P family protein, which yields MIDKQILSNRLNTFRKELKNLGQDGALITKRENYMYLSGFSGTSANLIITDKKAYLLTDFRYVEQSAMQAPMFEIIQHKTDIKDTILEILNSEGIKKLGFEDESLTYAEYKSFTSKFKDTELEGIGSVVEKLRSIKDSYEIETITKAVEIADGAFKYVLGIIKPGITELDVAAELEYQMKKLGASGASFETIVASGLRSSMPHGVASEKKLEIGDTITMDFGALYNHYCSDITRTVFLGQPDKKMIHIYNIVLEAQLNSERGAIQGKTGKEIDKIARDIIYGKGFEGKFGHGLGHGLGLEIHENPRLSPSGEAVLKNNMAVTVEPGIYVEGLGGVRIEDTIIIRDDNPLVLTQSKKDLIIL from the coding sequence ATGATTGACAAGCAAATATTGTCTAATAGGCTCAATACTTTTAGAAAGGAACTGAAAAACCTTGGTCAGGATGGTGCATTGATTACAAAGAGAGAAAATTATATGTATCTATCAGGGTTTTCAGGTACTTCAGCAAACCTTATTATTACTGATAAAAAAGCATATCTGCTGACTGACTTTAGATATGTTGAGCAATCGGCAATGCAGGCACCAATGTTTGAAATAATTCAGCATAAAACAGATATAAAAGATACTATCCTTGAAATATTAAACTCTGAAGGAATTAAAAAACTTGGATTTGAAGACGAAAGCCTAACTTATGCGGAATATAAATCTTTTACAAGCAAGTTTAAGGATACTGAATTGGAAGGAATAGGCTCTGTTGTTGAAAAGTTAAGGAGTATAAAGGACTCCTATGAAATAGAAACTATAACTAAGGCTGTAGAAATTGCGGATGGCGCGTTCAAGTATGTTCTTGGTATCATAAAACCCGGAATTACAGAGCTTGATGTTGCTGCTGAACTAGAATATCAAATGAAAAAATTAGGGGCGTCAGGTGCTTCTTTTGAAACAATTGTTGCATCAGGATTGAGGTCATCCATGCCTCATGGAGTAGCATCTGAAAAGAAACTGGAAATCGGTGATACAATTACAATGGATTTCGGCGCATTATATAACCATTATTGCTCCGATATAACAAGAACGGTTTTTCTTGGACAGCCGGATAAAAAAATGATACACATTTATAATATAGTTTTAGAGGCTCAATTAAATTCAGAGAGAGGTGCCATACAGGGTAAAACAGGAAAAGAAATAGATAAAATAGCAAGAGATATTATATATGGCAAGGGATTTGAAGGTAAATTCGGTCACGGACTTGGACATGGTTTAGGACTTGAGATACATGAAAATCCACGCCTTTCCCCAAGCGGAGAAGCAGTACTAAAAAACAATATGGCAGTTACTGTAGAACCAGGTATTTATGTTGAGGGACTCGGAGGAGTGAGAATTGAGGATACTATAATAATCAGGGATGATAACCCTCTTGTTTTAACCCAATCTAAGAAGGACTTGATTATTCTATAA
- the aroQ gene encoding type II 3-dehydroquinate dehydratase yields the protein MKKILVINGPNLNMLGIREKAVYGSETLLDIAKEVNIVSQELGLESDFVQSNHEGEIIDKLHAARGVYDVVIINAGAYTHYSIAIRDAIKAIEIPTIEIHLSNIHSREEFRHTSMIAPVCVGQICGFGKMSYILALHAAANM from the coding sequence ATGAAAAAAATACTTGTTATAAATGGACCTAATCTGAATATGTTAGGAATCAGGGAAAAAGCTGTTTATGGGAGTGAAACACTTCTTGATATTGCAAAGGAGGTTAATATTGTATCCCAAGAGCTTGGCCTTGAGTCAGATTTTGTACAATCAAACCATGAAGGGGAAATAATAGACAAACTCCATGCAGCACGTGGAGTATATGATGTTGTAATAATTAATGCAGGAGCATATACACATTACAGCATTGCTATAAGAGATGCAATTAAGGCAATAGAAATACCTACAATAGAGATACACCTTTCAAACATACATAGCAGAGAAGAATTTAGACATACATCCATGATAGCGCCCGTTTGTGTAGGGCAGATATGCGGATTTGGTAAGATGAGCTATATCTTGGCACTTCATGCTGCAGCGAACATGTAA
- a CDS encoding TIM barrel protein: MIRFGPSGNSDGFYEQGYKSSAQMPSWLASMGLNAYEYSCTKGVKIGEATAREIGQQAENNNIFVSIHAPYYINMSSEEEDKRENSKRYIMETLQVAKWMGAKRIVVHTGSTSKLGREKSLEWAIQILKETLQMSDAAGFGDINICPEVLGKHNQLGTLEEIMEMCKIDERLIPTIDFGHIHARGLGILNSQEDFEKVIDFIENSIGKERTKSIHCHFSRIEFTKGGEKKHWNFADKQFGPEFEHLAPVLINRKMEPVIICESRGMMAEDAIEMKDIYYGILESQNLF, encoded by the coding sequence CTTGCTTCAATGGGCTTGAATGCTTATGAGTACTCCTGTACAAAAGGGGTAAAGATTGGAGAAGCAACTGCAAGGGAAATAGGTCAACAGGCAGAAAATAACAATATTTTTGTCAGTATCCATGCCCCGTATTATATAAACATGTCAAGTGAAGAAGAGGACAAAAGAGAAAATTCTAAGAGATACATTATGGAAACTTTGCAGGTTGCAAAGTGGATGGGCGCCAAAAGAATAGTTGTTCATACAGGCTCTACCAGTAAACTGGGCCGAGAAAAGTCTCTTGAATGGGCAATACAGATTCTTAAAGAAACTTTGCAAATGTCTGATGCTGCGGGTTTTGGCGATATAAATATATGTCCGGAGGTCTTAGGCAAGCATAACCAGTTGGGAACACTTGAAGAAATAATGGAAATGTGTAAAATTGATGAAAGGCTGATACCTACTATAGATTTTGGACATATCCATGCCAGAGGACTGGGTATACTGAATTCACAGGAAGATTTCGAAAAGGTTATAGATTTTATAGAAAATTCCATAGGTAAGGAAAGAACTAAAAGCATCCATTGTCATTTTAGCAGAATAGAGTTTACCAAAGGCGGAGAGAAAAAACACTGGAATTTTGCAGACAAGCAGTTTGGACCTGAATTCGAACACCTTGCACCTGTACTGATTAACAGGAAAATGGAACCTGTGATTATTTGTGAATCAAGAGGAATGATGGCAGAGGATGCTATAGAAATGAAAGATATTTACTATGGTATTTTGGAAAGTCAAAATTTATTCTAA